One genomic window of Magnolia sinica isolate HGM2019 chromosome 3, MsV1, whole genome shotgun sequence includes the following:
- the LOC131240921 gene encoding uncharacterized protein LOC131240921 isoform X2, which produces MATKRVALCKISPPLLLLSLLLLPSPLPVEAVRVGQWRTLLSLSHSLMQRVANARASRGDLSGADRARKIAEKLEGGFGFWRGVWSMGWDYVRNYAWQDIVSDWPPTEMLGAVSDMNELLRALSELTRMESDRDRGSWVLRNYQRVLGISKSLLRRFLVVFSRSVIFMAWCHLFMDQMFD; this is translated from the coding sequence ATGGCCACGAAACGAGTCGCCCTCTGTAAGATTTCTCCTCCGCTTCTTCTACTCTCACTTCTGCTTCTACCCTCACCTCTACCAGTGGAAGCAGTCCGAGTCGGGCAATGGCGAACCctgttatctctctctcattcgctCATGCAGCGAGTGGCAAACGCTCGTGCTTCGCGAGGGGATTTATCGGGGGCGGACAGAGCGAGGAAGATTGCCGAGAAGCTCGAAGGAGGGTTCGGGTTTTGGAGAGGGGTTTGGTCGATGGGGTGGGATTACGTGAGGAATTACGCGTGGCAGGATATCGTATCGGATTGGCCGCCCACCGAAATGCTTGGTGCCGTTTCGGATATGAACGAGCTTTTGAGGGCTCTGAGCGAGTTGACTCGGATGGAATCAGACAGGGATCGTGGGAGTTGGGTGCTGCGGAATTACCAGAGGGTTTTGGGGATTTCGAAATCGCTCTTGAGAAGGTTCCTCGTCGTGTTCTCCCGATCT
- the LOC131240921 gene encoding uncharacterized protein LOC131240921 isoform X1: MATKRVALCKISPPLLLLSLLLLPSPLPVEAVRVGQWRTLLSLSHSLMQRVANARASRGDLSGADRARKIAEKLEGGFGFWRGVWSMGWDYVRNYAWQDIVSDWPPTEMLGAVSDMNELLRALSELTRMESDRDRGSWVLRNYQRVLGISKSLLRRFLVVFSRSGADYLYSGWLGFCGSKVKARQPT, encoded by the exons ATGGCCACGAAACGAGTCGCCCTCTGTAAGATTTCTCCTCCGCTTCTTCTACTCTCACTTCTGCTTCTACCCTCACCTCTACCAGTGGAAGCAGTCCGAGTCGGGCAATGGCGAACCctgttatctctctctcattcgctCATGCAGCGAGTGGCAAACGCTCGTGCTTCGCGAGGGGATTTATCGGGGGCGGACAGAGCGAGGAAGATTGCCGAGAAGCTCGAAGGAGGGTTCGGGTTTTGGAGAGGGGTTTGGTCGATGGGGTGGGATTACGTGAGGAATTACGCGTGGCAGGATATCGTATCGGATTGGCCGCCCACCGAAATGCTTGGTGCCGTTTCGGATATGAACGAGCTTTTGAGGGCTCTGAGCGAGTTGACTCGGATGGAATCAGACAGGGATCGTGGGAGTTGGGTGCTGCGGAATTACCAGAGGGTTTTGGGGATTTCGAAATCGCTCTTGAGAAGGTTCCTCGTCGTGTTCTCCCGATCT GGCGCGGACTACCTGTAttctggatggttaggattttgcGGTTCCAAGGTGAAGGCGAGGCAacctacctga